From a region of the Asterias amurensis chromosome 2, ASM3211899v1 genome:
- the LOC139954304 gene encoding mitochondrial inner membrane protease ATP23 homolog — translation MAAPADDPETEIGPTLPAVTASSTTKIQCKTESTEANNDDDNNDASNVDLTAAKEEKRGIYASYQHSSCLRRIKFAFQRHPNVKTLLESLNKLGSEFDIEKQVTCEKCTTETNINGGFDPNRNEILVCENRSPTQRLTSMLLTHELVHAYDHTKSQVDWTDLKAVACSEIRAANLSGDCSFLSEKFYRGNIGAKFNHEACVKRLAVASIIATRDVSKEEAGKIADGVWDDCYSDYAPFPAHPHRDSESRFSRFSKYYQPR, via the exons atggCGGCGCCCGCAGACGATCCCGAAACAGAAATCGGTCCAACTTTGCCTGCAGTTACAGCTAGTTcgacaacaaaaatacaatgtaaaacaGAATCAACGGAAGCCAATAACGACGATGACAACAATGATGCGTCGAATGTGGATTTGACTGCTGCCAAAGAAGAGAAAAGGGGAATATATGCGTCGTATCAGCACAGCTCTTGTCTGCGCAGGATAAAGTTTGCCTTTCAACGAC ATCCAAATGTGAAGACCCTTTTAGAATCATTGAACAAATTAGGAAG TGAGTTTGACATTGAAAAGCAAGTCACCTGTGAGAAATGTACCACCGAGACTAATATCAATGGAGGCTTTGACCCAAACAGAAATGAG ATCCTTGTATGTGAGAACAGGAGTCCCACCCAGCGTCTGACCAGCATGCTTCTCACCCATGAGTTGGTTCATGCTTACGACCACACCAAGAGTCAAGTGGACTGGACAGATCTTAAAGCAGTAGCTTGTAGTGAG ATCCGTGCAGCTAACTTAAGTGGGGACTGCTCCTTCCTCAGTGAGAAGTTTTACCGAGGAAACATTGGTGCCAAATTCAATCATGAG GCATGTGTAAAGAGACTAGCAGTGGCTTCTATTATAGCAACTCGAGACGTCTCAAAAGAGGAAGCAGGGAAGATCGCTGACGGAGTGTGGGATGACTGCTACAGTGACTACGCTCCGTTTCCTGCCCATCCACACCGAGATTCAGAGTCTAGATTCTCTCGCTTTTCTAAATATTACCAACCTAGGTGA